A stretch of the Aegilops tauschii subsp. strangulata cultivar AL8/78 chromosome 4, Aet v6.0, whole genome shotgun sequence genome encodes the following:
- the LOC141022054 gene encoding secreted RxLR effector protein 161-like, translating into MSGVPYASGIGSIMYAMICTKLDVPYALSVSRSYQSDPRLAHWTAVKNILKYLKRTKDRLLVYVGDEELIVNGYTDASFITDINDYKSLSRCVYTLNGDAVVWKSFKQNIVSNSTTKAEYIATSETLKEAVWIKKFLEEVGVVPSAMNLMALCCDNSGAIAQAEEPRSHMKTRHIDHKYHIIRQYVEKGFVKVLKVHTGLNVSDPMTKALP; encoded by the coding sequence ATGAGTGGAGTTCCATATGCCTCCGGAATTGGatccatcatgtatgctatgATATGTACTAAATTAGATGTTCCTTATGCGCTAAGTGTTAGCCGTAGCTACCAAAGTGATCCTAGATTGGCTCACTGGACAGCTGTTAAAAATATACttaagtacctgaaaaggacaaaGGACAGGCTTCTTGTCTATGTAGGAGATGAAGAACTCATTGTAAATGGTTACACCGACGCTAGCTTCATAACTGATATAAATGACTATAAATCTCTATCAAGATGTGTTTATACCCTTAATGGTGATGCGGTAGTTTGGAAGAGTTTCAAACAAAACATTGTTTCTAATTCTACGACAAAAGCAGAGTATATTGCGACTTCAGAAACTTTGAAGGAGGCGGTCTGGATCAAGAAGTTTCTTGAAGAAGTTGGTGTGGTCCCAAGTGCAATGAACCTGATGGCGCTCTGTTGTGATAATAGTGGTGCTATTGCTCAAGCAGAGGAACCAAGATCCCACATGAAGACCAGACACATCGATCACAAGTATCACATTATCCGACAGTATGTGGAGAAGGGTTTTGTTAAAGTTCTCAAGGTTCACACGGGTTTGAATGTGTCAGACCCGATGACAAAGGCTCTACCATGA
- the LOC109772803 gene encoding obtusifoliol 14-alpha demethylase-like — MDMLATRATWLAIAIFFITVVATKISRWKSNVHLFPTRPLPPVVNVLALLPSIFNKGFGVTIADLHTRLGSVFTINLFGPKITLLVGPDISAHFFQGLESEISFGNFTEVTVPIFDQEVLYGVDMATRSEQIHFIVDVLKPSKLRSLVDPILQEVEAYFSSWGQEGIVDLKHELEQVLMFISSRFLLGYEVREMMLEEVSSLFHELENGLNFFSFLFPYIPTPTNRRRDKAHIRLKEIFTTTIRSRRSSGRVQEDALQRLMNSKYKDGRSASEAEICGMIIALIFAGKHPSSSTSIWTGAFMLSNTKFLIAAVEEQKHIISKYKNQIGYDAFSEMDTLHRCIKEALRMHTPAQMLARKAHKKFKVQTKEGKEYDIPEGHNIVIPTALNNKLAHVYNDPHAYDPDRFGPGREEDKVGGKYSFTTFGGGRHVCSGMALAYLQIKVIWSHLLRNFELKLISPFPKVDVSKVGQEPKGKVMISYNRRQLQCY, encoded by the exons ATGGACATGCTAGCAACTAGAGCGACCTGGTTGGCCATAGCTATCTTCTTCATAACTGTTGTAGCCACGAAGATTTCAAGATGGAAAAGCAATGTCCATCTGTTCCCCACAAGACCACTTCCACCTGTCGTGAATGTCCTTGCTCTCTTACCTTCAATTTTTAACAAGGGTTTTGGGGTTACAATCGCTGATCTGCACACAAGACTTGGCAGTGTGTTTACAATAAATTTGTTTGGGCCAAAGATAACCTTGTTGGTTGGACCTGATATCTCAGCTCATTTCTTCCAAGGGCTGGAGTCGGAGATTAGCTTTGGAAATTTCACGGAGGTTACCGTTCCCATATTTGACCAAGAAGTTTTGTATGGTGTAGATATGGCAACTCGCAGTGAGCAAATACACTTCATCGTTGATGTACTAAAGCCATCCAAGCTGCGGAGCCTCGTTGATCCCATATTGCAAGAAGTAGAG GCCTACTTTTCAAGCTGGGGACAAGAGGGCATAGTTGATCTTAAACATGAACTCGAGCAGGTGCTCATGTTTATCTCAAGTCGGTTCCTACTCGGATATGAGGTTCGTGAGATGATGCTGGAAGAAGTTTCATCATTGTTTCATGAACTTGAGAATGGCTTAAACTTTTTTAGTTTCTTGTTCCCCTATATTCCAACCCCGACAAACCGCCGACGCGACAAGGCCCACATCAGGCTTAAAGAAATATTCACTACAACTATCAGGTCACGCAGGAGCTCCGGCCGAGTTCAGGAGGATGCACTGCAGAGGTTGATGAATTCCAAATATAAAGACGGTCGCTCTGCATCCGAAGCAGAAATTTGCGGCATGATCATAGCACTCATATTTGCTGGAAAGCACCCAAGCTCCAGCACTAGTATATGGACTGGAGCTTTCATGTTGAGCAACACCAAATTCTTAATAGCTGCCGTGGAGGAGCAAAAGCATATAATTAGCAAGTACAAGAACCAAATAGGCTATGATGCATTTTCAGAGATGGATACCCTGCATAGATGCATCAAGGAGGCACTTCGGATGCATACACCAGCGCAAATGTTAGCTCGCAAGGCACATAAGAAATTCAAGGTGCAGACCAAGGAAGGCAAGGAATATGACATACCTGAAGGGCATAACATTGTAATCCCTACTGCACTCAACAATAAGCTGGCACATGTTTACAATGACCCTCATGCGTACGATCCAGATCGGTTTGGTCCTGGAAGAGAGGAGGACAAAGTTGGCGGCAAGTACTCTTTCACAACATTTGGTGGTGGAAGGCATGTTTGTTCTGGCATGGCCTTGGCTTACCTGCAAATTAAGGTCATATGGAGCCATCTATTAAGAAACTTTGAGCTCAAGCTAATATCTCCATTCCCTAAGGTGGATGTGAGCAAGGTGGGTCAAGAGCCTAAAGGAAAAGTAATGATAAGCTATAACAGACGCCAGCTACAGTGCTACTAG